In Arachis stenosperma cultivar V10309 chromosome 1, arast.V10309.gnm1.PFL2, whole genome shotgun sequence, one DNA window encodes the following:
- the LOC130960330 gene encoding tip elongation aberrant protein 1 isoform X1 codes for MRWEKVQMNPLEGNDGGGPGKRWGHTCNAIRGGRLVYVFGGYGKDNCQTNQVHVFDTVKQTWSQPAIKGTPPTPRDSHTCTAIGDNLYVFGGTDGMNPLKDLHILDTSSNTWISPTIRGEGPEAREGHSAAVVGKRLFIFGGCGKSADNNTEVYYNDLYILNTETFVWKCAQTSGTPPSPRDSHTCSSWKNKIIVLGGEDGHDYYLSDVHILDTDTLIWRELSTSGQLLPPRAGHSTVAFGKNLFVFGGFTDAQNLYNDLYMLDIDTGIWTNVATTTNGPSARFSVAGDCLDPFVGGALVFIGGCNKSLEALDDMYFLYTGIARESEQRPEKLSLRKQLKLKCQEQNTNPVQNQVLVRYGVGADVSPLMTVLNYSQPSRLNLPVNQGFTPGKKMFECKVTESISEGYTIETIIDGKLLRGVLFSNKPKSLHPAANTSTSRKRAGGETDVISNGIHPDKSKIPKVTNQDETENRQAVHGDSLESHEHRAEGVAALLSSNLTAADTSDTHKVSANPEPEPVSLNRNDDGKNEAPQPIGENAKNDGANDIVSSKTDGQTSVPISNFEVPRHDNKSDAPNCNFEFLKPSAAETAVCLPNQGVMADCTNPRTEECSEPAKLI; via the exons ATGAGGTGGGAAAAGGTTCAGATGAACCCTTTAGAGGGCAATGATGGAGGAGGGCCAGGGAAGAGGTGGGGACACACCTGCAACGCCATTAGAGGTGGCAGACTTGTCTATGTCTTCGGTGGTTATGGCAAAGATAACTGTCAGACCAACCAAGTTCATGTCTTTGACACTG TGAAACAGACTTGGAGCCAACCTGCAATAAAAGGCACCCCGCCTACTCCTAGAGACAGCCATACTTGCACTGCAATTGGTGATAATCTGTATGTGTTTGGGGGTACTGATGGCATGAATCCATTGAAGGATTTGCATATTCTAGACACTT CTTCAAATACGTGGATATCTCCAACTATAAGAGGCGAAGGGCCAGAGGCACGGGAGGGTCATAGTGCTGCAGTTGTTGGCAAACGGCTATTCATCTTTGGTGGTTGTGGAAAATCTGCAGATAATAATACTGAAGTCTACTATAATGATCTTTATATATTGAATACAG AAACATTTGTATGGAAGTGTGCTCAAACATCGGGCACTCCACCATCTCCTCGCGATAGCCATACTTGCTCGTCttggaaaaacaaaattatCGTGTTAGGGGGTGAAgatggtcatgattattacctGTCTGATGTCCACATCCTTGATACTG ATACTCTAATTTGGAGGGAGCTGAGTACATCAGGCCAACTGTTGCCTCCACGAGCTGGTCATTCTACTGTCGCTTTTGGCAAGAACTTGTTTGTATTTGGCGGATTTACGGATGCACAAAACCTATACAATGACCTCTATATGCTTGACATCG ATACTGGTATTTGGACAAATGTTGCAACGACTACCAATGGCCCTTCTGCTCGATTTTCTGTAGCCGGTGACTGTTTAGACCCATTTGTGGGCGGTGCTCTTGTGTTCATCGGTGGTTGTAATAAAAGCCTTGAGGCCCTGGACGACATGTATTTCCTCTACACAG GGATTGCTAGGGAAAGCGAACAGAGACCAGAGAAGTTATCTTTAAGAAAGCAGTTGAAACTAAAATGCCAAGAGCAAAATACCAATCCTGTTCAAAATCAAGTTCTGGTTAGATATGGAGTCGGTGCTGATGTTAGCCCGCTCATGACAGTGTTGAATTATAGCCAGCCAA GTAGACTAAATCTCCCAGTAAATCAAGGCTTCACTCCTGGAAAGAAAATGTTTGAATGCAAGGTTACTGAATCCATCTCGGAAGGTTATACTATCGAAACTATTATTGATGGAAAGCTTCTTCGAGGTGTTCTGTTTTCAAATAAGCCAAAGTCTTTGCACCCAGCTGCTAATACTTCAACCAg CAGGAAAAGGGCCGGTGGTGAAACTGACGTTATCTCAAATGGTATACACCCTGATAAATCAAAGATTCCTAAAGTGACCAATCAAGATGAAACAGAAAACAGACAAGCAGTTCACGGAGACAGTTTAGAATCTCATGAACACCGTGCTGAAGGGGTTGCTGCTCTTCTATCAAGCAACCTGACAGCTGCTGACACTTCTGATACCCATAAG GTTTCTGCTAACCCAGAACCTGAACCTGTTTCTCTGAATCGAAATGATGATGGAAAGAATGAAGCACCCCAACCCATAGGTGAAAACGCGAAAAATGATGGAGCAAATGACATAGTAAGTTCAAAAACTGATGGCCAAACAAGTGTACCAATTTCCAATTTTGAAGTTCCAAGACATGATAACAAAAGCGATGCACCAAACTGCAACTTTGAATTTCTGAAACCTTCTGCAGCCGAGACTGCTGTCTGTCTGCCAAATCAAG GTGTAATGGCGGATTGCACGAACCCAAGGACAGAAGAATGCAGCGAACCAGCAAAGCTAATTTGA
- the LOC130960330 gene encoding tip elongation aberrant protein 1 isoform X2, whose amino-acid sequence MRWEKVQMNPLEGNDGGGPGKRWGHTCNAIRGGRLVYVFGGYGKDNCQTNQVHVFDTVKQTWSQPAIKGTPPTPRDSHTCTAIGDNLYVFGGTDGMNPLKDLHILDTSSNTWISPTIRGEGPEAREGHSAAVVGKRLFIFGGCGKSADNNTEVYYNDLYILNTETFVWKCAQTSGTPPSPRDSHTCSSWKNKIIVLGGEDGHDYYLSDVHILDTDTLIWRELSTSGQLLPPRAGHSTVAFGKNLFVFGGFTDAQNLYNDLYMLDIDTGIWTNVATTTNGPSARFSVAGDCLDPFVGGALVFIGGCNKSLEALDDMYFLYTGIARESEQRPEKLSLRKQLKLKCQEQNTNPVQNQVLVRYGVGADVSPLMTVLNYSQPSRLNLPVNQGFTPGKKMFECKVTESISEGYTIETIIDGKLLRGVLFSNKPKSLHPAANTSTRKRAGGETDVISNGIHPDKSKIPKVTNQDETENRQAVHGDSLESHEHRAEGVAALLSSNLTAADTSDTHKVSANPEPEPVSLNRNDDGKNEAPQPIGENAKNDGANDIVSSKTDGQTSVPISNFEVPRHDNKSDAPNCNFEFLKPSAAETAVCLPNQGVMADCTNPRTEECSEPAKLI is encoded by the exons ATGAGGTGGGAAAAGGTTCAGATGAACCCTTTAGAGGGCAATGATGGAGGAGGGCCAGGGAAGAGGTGGGGACACACCTGCAACGCCATTAGAGGTGGCAGACTTGTCTATGTCTTCGGTGGTTATGGCAAAGATAACTGTCAGACCAACCAAGTTCATGTCTTTGACACTG TGAAACAGACTTGGAGCCAACCTGCAATAAAAGGCACCCCGCCTACTCCTAGAGACAGCCATACTTGCACTGCAATTGGTGATAATCTGTATGTGTTTGGGGGTACTGATGGCATGAATCCATTGAAGGATTTGCATATTCTAGACACTT CTTCAAATACGTGGATATCTCCAACTATAAGAGGCGAAGGGCCAGAGGCACGGGAGGGTCATAGTGCTGCAGTTGTTGGCAAACGGCTATTCATCTTTGGTGGTTGTGGAAAATCTGCAGATAATAATACTGAAGTCTACTATAATGATCTTTATATATTGAATACAG AAACATTTGTATGGAAGTGTGCTCAAACATCGGGCACTCCACCATCTCCTCGCGATAGCCATACTTGCTCGTCttggaaaaacaaaattatCGTGTTAGGGGGTGAAgatggtcatgattattacctGTCTGATGTCCACATCCTTGATACTG ATACTCTAATTTGGAGGGAGCTGAGTACATCAGGCCAACTGTTGCCTCCACGAGCTGGTCATTCTACTGTCGCTTTTGGCAAGAACTTGTTTGTATTTGGCGGATTTACGGATGCACAAAACCTATACAATGACCTCTATATGCTTGACATCG ATACTGGTATTTGGACAAATGTTGCAACGACTACCAATGGCCCTTCTGCTCGATTTTCTGTAGCCGGTGACTGTTTAGACCCATTTGTGGGCGGTGCTCTTGTGTTCATCGGTGGTTGTAATAAAAGCCTTGAGGCCCTGGACGACATGTATTTCCTCTACACAG GGATTGCTAGGGAAAGCGAACAGAGACCAGAGAAGTTATCTTTAAGAAAGCAGTTGAAACTAAAATGCCAAGAGCAAAATACCAATCCTGTTCAAAATCAAGTTCTGGTTAGATATGGAGTCGGTGCTGATGTTAGCCCGCTCATGACAGTGTTGAATTATAGCCAGCCAA GTAGACTAAATCTCCCAGTAAATCAAGGCTTCACTCCTGGAAAGAAAATGTTTGAATGCAAGGTTACTGAATCCATCTCGGAAGGTTATACTATCGAAACTATTATTGATGGAAAGCTTCTTCGAGGTGTTCTGTTTTCAAATAAGCCAAAGTCTTTGCACCCAGCTGCTAATACTTCAACCAg GAAAAGGGCCGGTGGTGAAACTGACGTTATCTCAAATGGTATACACCCTGATAAATCAAAGATTCCTAAAGTGACCAATCAAGATGAAACAGAAAACAGACAAGCAGTTCACGGAGACAGTTTAGAATCTCATGAACACCGTGCTGAAGGGGTTGCTGCTCTTCTATCAAGCAACCTGACAGCTGCTGACACTTCTGATACCCATAAG GTTTCTGCTAACCCAGAACCTGAACCTGTTTCTCTGAATCGAAATGATGATGGAAAGAATGAAGCACCCCAACCCATAGGTGAAAACGCGAAAAATGATGGAGCAAATGACATAGTAAGTTCAAAAACTGATGGCCAAACAAGTGTACCAATTTCCAATTTTGAAGTTCCAAGACATGATAACAAAAGCGATGCACCAAACTGCAACTTTGAATTTCTGAAACCTTCTGCAGCCGAGACTGCTGTCTGTCTGCCAAATCAAG GTGTAATGGCGGATTGCACGAACCCAAGGACAGAAGAATGCAGCGAACCAGCAAAGCTAATTTGA